CGATTTGACTAGTATTTTTCACATGAGTGCCGCCACACAGTTCGGCACTTACACTGCCCATTTTAACTACCCTGACACTATCTCCATACTTTTCACCAAACAAGGCTGTGGCACCCATTTCTTTAGCTTCCTGCAAAGAGGTAATAAAAGAATACACGTCCTGACCGTCCATAATTGAGGCATTTGTCAGATCCTCAATTTTTTTCAGTTCTTCCTGACTTAAGGGAGCAAAATGAGTAAAGTCAAAACGGATCCGCTCGGGAGTTACCAAAGAACCAGCCTGGGCTGCATGAGATCCGACAACTGCTCGCAAGCTGCTGTGCAGGAGATGGGTAGCTGAGTGGTTCGCAGCAGTCTTACACCGCTTCTTCTCATCCACTTCAAGGGTAACTGTCGATCCCTCTTCAATTTTTCCTTCCAAAACCATAATTTTATGGAGTATTATATCTCCATAAATTTTCCTCACCTCAAGGACTTCAGCTTTACCATCCGGCCACTTAATTAACCCTTCATCAGCAGCCTGTCCCCCTGATTCCGGATAAAAAGGCGTTGCCTCGACCACTAGCATACACTCCGAGCCGGCTTTTGCTTCTTTTTCTCTCTTTCCCTCGCTGAATACCGCCTTTACAACAGAAACCTCTGCTAATTTCTCATGGCCTACAAATTTCGTCTGCTCATTTTTCTCTGCAAAGAAAGCTATTTCATCGGATACGGCGGTACTCTTTCCGTCATCACGAGCAGCCCTGGCCCTTTCTCTTTGTTCCTCCATTGCCCTCTGGAAACCATCTTTGTCAATATTTAAGCCGCGCTCATTCGCAATATCTTCCATTAGATCAAAAGGAAATCCGTAAGTGTCATATAATAAAAAGGCGTCTGATCCGCTGATTCTGGCCTCACCCCGAGAAATAGCCTTTTGGACAATTCCTTGGGCAAACCGCATTCCCTCATTCAGTGTCTCCCTGAATCTCTCTTCCTCAGTTCTTATTGCCTGTTGAATAAAGTCCATCTTTTCTTCCAGGTTTGGGTAGGCTGCAAGCATAATATCAGTAACAACTGGCACCAGGCGGTAAAGAAATGGGATCTCAATATTTAATTCCTTTCCAAACCTGACAGCTCTCCGCAAGATTCTCCTTAAGACATATCCCCTGCCCTCGTTAGAAGGCAGTACTCCGTCAGAAATTAAGAATGTACAGGCTCGGGCATGGTCGGCAATCACCCTGAAGGGGAAACCTTTGCTATCGCCTGAATAACTTTGCCGGGAAAGTTTTTCAACTGAACGTATTAGCGGGCGCAGCAAGTCTGTATCAAAATTACTTTCTACCATTTGCAGAACTGAAGATACCCTTTCCAGACCCATCCCTGTATCGATGCTGGGGCGTGGTAAAGGTGTCAATACTCCTTCTTGATTCCGGTTATATTGCATGAACACCAGATTCCAAATTTCCAACCAACGATCACAATCGCATTTCCCAATCCCGCATTGCGGACTGGCGCATTTTAGATGCGGCCCCCTGTCATAGATAATTTCACTGCATGGACCACAAGGTCCGGTATCTCCCATGGACCAAAAGTTATCTTTTTCACCCAGCCTGATGATCCGATCTGCGGCAACCCCGGCAACTGACTGCCAAATAGAGTTAGCTTCATCATCGTCTTGATAAATAGTAACCCATAGTCTATCTTCAGGCAATTCCAAAACCCCGGTAAGAAACTCCCAAGCATATGTAATAGCTTCATTTTTAAAGTAATCGCCGAATGAGAAATTGCCTAACATTTCAAAGAATGTATGATGTCGCGCTGTGCGTCCTACTGTGTCCAGGTCATTATGCTTTCCCCCGGCCCTAACACATTTTTGCGCCGTAACGGCCTTGTTATAGGGCCTTTTATCTAGGCCAAGAAATACATCCTTAAATTGCACCATCCCCGCATTAGTAAATAAGAGGGTAGGATCGCCCTGAGGGACTAAAGGGGAACTGGGTAGCACAGCATGCTCTTTTCCTTGAAAATATTGCAGAAAGCTTGACCTCAACTCGTTTCCGGATAATCTCTTCATTATTCATTCCCCCACTTTTTCAGGAATTCACATCAAATAAATACCTCGCTTCTGGTAACGATGACCAGGAACGAGGATGACCTTATCACCTTGCTGTGGTTTTTTTGCGGAGTTTTTTAAACGGAATTTTTCTAAATTATATAGATTTGCCATGTACTTGTCAATCTAGACCGCAATTTTCCGCCAGGCATACCGGCAAATGATCTTTACAATTGCCGCAACTGGAACTGCTGCCAATAATCCAATAATTCCATACAAGTGCCCACCTGCCAATAACACAAATATCACAATTGCCGGATGGAGGCCCAAGCTGCCACCCAGAATTTTAGGCGCTAAAATACTGCTTTCGATCTGCTGCACAATTATCGTCACAATCAGGACATATATAACTTTTTTTGGCAAATCCAATAGGGCAACAATAACTGCTGGTATCGCTCCGATCACAGCACCGAAATAAGGGATCAAGTTAGCAATTCCTGCAATTATTCCCAATAAAATAGCGAACTCTAACTTAATAATAATCAAGCCTACAGAGGTTAAAACCCCCACTATAAAAGCGACCAGCAAGTTGCCTCGAATAAATTTCATTAATACCATATCTACTTCTCCCCAAATGAAAAGGAAATCATCTCTCCAACTCTTCGGGATCAGGCTAATCACTTTCATATTAATTTTTTCAGCATCCTGTAAAATATAAAAAGACAGCACCGGAACTAAAATTAAAATAACCAGGTGTGGTAAAAATCCAAAAATCTTTTCCGCTGCGCCTCTAATGCCTTCGACCAAGGACAATTCAAGATTTAACAATGTTTCGTCAATAACTGTCCTCACACTTTCAGGGATGCTTATCTGTTGATATCTTGCATAAAATTCTTGCGTCATTTGCTGAACCCGTCTTGTATAATCCGGAACAGCATCTGCAAAAACATATAATTCCCTGATCAAGACAGGTATCCCATATGCTGATATAAAAAAAATACTGGAACCCAAGATAATGTAGACAGCAATGATCGAAAAAGTCCTCGTCAGGCCTTTCTTCTCGAAATATTTTACCCATGGTTGTAAAAGATAAGACAGAATGATCGCGACAACAAAAGGCGGCATGATTGGCCAGACCCGAACTAACAGCCACAGCATTATCAGCAAACCAGACAGAACTATTGCGTTTCGAACCCAGTTGTATTTCCTGATCAGCATCCTTCAACACCCCATCAGAAGCAAAAGTGAGGGAACCCCCCTCACCTGTTCTTTCTCAGCAAATCACTGACCCCTTCGGTGACTTTATCCGCGACTCTCCGCACCCTGGCTCTTAGCTGCCGTGGCTTTCTCATCTCAACATCCTCCAACTGATGAAAGCTTTGTCTCTTAGGTTTTAAGCTTCCAGCCAGGATCAAACCAAGAATAGCACCGGTAATCAACCCGTTTAGATATCTGATTCGCCAGCGCACCAGTATACCCCCAATTACATTTCATTTGTTTGGCTCAAGTCTGGTAAAAAATTTGATAAGGTTCCGTCTTCAGCAATAGAAAAGATTTGATTTTTAGAATCATATTCAATATAACAGTCCCAACAGTAATACTGATTAAGGCCTACTTGCCCTACAGACTTACCCCCGCATACCGGACAACAAAATCCCACTTTAATATCCCCCTAATGAAGCCTGCCTTTGAGAGAAGGAATAGCTCCCACTTAAATTATTTCCTGCAAGGGCAAAAAAAATGCGCAATCTTTTCGCGCAAATCCTTTGAACTGACTACTTTTTTGAAATAATGCCCTCTGATAGGAGTAAAAACACCTGTTCAGACAAGGACTTTAGCTCTACCTGGCGTTTTGACATGACCCATGAGGTAACAACCTCATCCATTGTTCCAAAAATCATCTTTCGCATTAATTTCACATCTAAATTGGGTTTTAGCTCGCCCCTGAATTGGCCTTCGCTGATGATGGATTCTATTAATCGAAAATATTGTTTTAACGACTGGTGAATACCCTCGGCAATTTTAACATCGGCCTGCCGCAATTCAATTTGTGTAACGCGGGCCATTGCCGGGTTTTCCCCAAGCAAAGTAAAGTGGCTTTGTATTATGCGAAATAGTTTTTCTGGAGCTGAATCTACGCTGGAGATCTCGTTCTCAATCCTGGCAATAAATTCTCCCATTTTTTCTTGGAATAATGAAATTAAAATATCTTCTTTATTTTTAAAGTATAAATAAACAGTCCCGTCGGCGACCCCAGCTTCTTTAGCTATTCTGGCTACTTGGGCTCTGTGGTATCCTGTCTCTGAAAATACTCTTACGGCAGCATTTAAAATGGCAGCATACTTCTCCCCTGCTCTTTTCGCCATCTTTTTTCACCAGCTTTTTATTCTTTTTTCCGGTTAATGCGAGAAACGTGTCTCTTGCGGGAAGGGTTTACCCGGCACTTTCGATGATGCCACCTCCAACAACCAGATCATCAATATAATAGACAACTGACTGGCCAGGGGTGATCGCTTTTTGGGGCTCAAGAAACTTTACCTTAACTTTTCCTTCCTGAGCCGGGGATATTATAGCGGGGGCCTCTTTTGCCTTGTAACGAATTTTGACTGTTACCTCCAGTGCATCCTCAAGTTTGTCTATTAAAATAAAATTACTGTCTCTGGCTATTAGTGCATCTTGCATCAGATCTTCTATTGAACCAATAATGACGGCATTTTTTTCTGGCACTATCTTAACTACATAGACTGGAATGCCCAGGGCTAATCCCAGTCCTTTTCTCTGACCAACAGTATAAGATGCAATCCCGGCATGATAGCCTACAACATTACCCTGCATATCTATAAAAGGGCCCGGTTTGCCAAATCCGATTCGCTGATGCAAAAATTCGCGATAATTGTTCTCTGGAATAAAGCAGATTTCCTGGCTTTCAGGTTTTTCGGCTACTGTAAGGCCGGCTTTTGCAGCCATTGCTCTAACCTCTTTCTTGGTGTAGCTGCCTAGAGGCATCAGGGTTTTTGCTAACTGTGATTGAGAAAGGCTATAGAGCACATAGGTTTGGTCCTTATTTTTATCAACGGCCTTATACATTAAATATCTTTTTTTAATAGAGTCATATTCTATTCTTGCGTAATGACCTGTGGCAATAAAATCGGCACCCATTGCAATAGCCTTCTGTAACAAGGCTTCAAATTTAACAAACTGATTACAGGCAATGCATGGGTTTGGCGTCCTTCCAGCCTGATATTCCCGCACAAAATAGTTTATTACTCTCTCTTCGAACAAGTCTCTAAAATTGAGGACATAATAGGGGATATCCAGCAATTGAGCCACCTTTCTGGCATCATCAATTGCTGACAGAGAACAACATGAGGTCTCTCCGGCTGGCTTTGGCATATCTTTAGGCCAAATCTGCATGGTTACCCCGATAACATTGAATCCTTTATTCTTTAATAGAGCTGCGGCAATGGCACTATCCACTCCGCCGCTCATAGCAACTAAAACGGTTTCTCGCATTTCTTCACCCTAAAGAAGTTAGCTAAAAAGCTTATTTTTTGTTTTCGTAATCCATTATAGCCTTATGTAAAGCATCTGCTGCCAGGTTCGAACAGTGCATTTTAGCAGGTGGCAATCCCCCCAAAGCTTCCGCTACAAGGTTATTGGTTACTTGCATTGCTTGCCTGATTGTCTTTCCTTTAACCATTTCGGTTACCATTGAGCTAGTGGCAATTGCAGCCCCACACCCGAATGTCTTGAATTTAACGTCAGTGATAACGTCTCCATCTACCTGAATATAAATCCGCATAATATCGCCGCATACTGCGTTTCCCACTTCGCCAATTCCATGCGGCTGAACCAATTCTCCTGCATTGCGAGGATTTAAAAAATGATCTAACACTTTTTCAGTATACATATTGCGCTCCACTCCTTATGATACCTCAACTGCAGCCACTTAATGCTTTATATGTAGTACATTAAATATTCTTTACTTCGTCTAACTTTTTCAGCTTCCTCGCACATATCTTGCAAAGTGATTGAATCAAGAACTTCATTAATGCTGTCCCGTACCTTCACCCAAATTCCCTTGGTGATACAGGATTCAAACCTTGAGCACTGTTCCTTTTCTTCTTCACTGACACAATCCATGGGCGCTATCGGCCCCTCGAGGACTCTGATCACATCCCCTACAGTTACTTCCTGGGGATCACGGGCTAAAATATATCCACCCTGTGCTCCACGAATACTTCTTACCAAGCCTGCTTTTCGCAAACCGGCAACAAGCTGCTCCAAATAATGCTCTGATATTTCTTGCCTTTCTGCCACAGTTTTGAGGGAAACAGGGCCCTGGCCATATCTCTGGGCGAGATCAAACATAGCCCTGAGGCCATATTCGCCCTTAGTAGATAACTTCAAGAAAAGCCACCACCTTAATCCCTAGTTTCTTCCTCGGCATTTATATCTTAGCAACCGTCTCGGAAATTGTCAATCCTGTGAATGGCACAGATTTACCAAACTAAGACCCTTTACAGTATTAATTACATGATCGATTTGAGCCTCGTTTACATCTTTATGCGTAACCAACCGGACCGTGGTTTCCCCAGTCGCATTGACCAAAATTCCTTCATTCTTCAAGGCCTGCATCAAGGTCGGTCCATTCTTCCATTGGTCCAATACATTTATTTTTACAATATTTGTCTGGACCTTTTCCAGGTTGACTGATATTCCCCGAACTTTATTGAGCCCTTCAGCCAGACGGCGGGCAAGGCGGTGATCCTCCTGCAGCCGCCCGACCATTTTTTCAAGCGCTATCACTCCGCAAGCCGCAAGGACACCAGCTTGCCGCATTCCACCCCCTAACATCTTTCTCCAACGTCTTGCCTGGCCAATCCAATCATTCGTACCAACCAGGACAGAGCCCACTGGTGCTCCTAGACCTTTGGAAAGGCAGAACATCACGCTATCGTAAGGTTCTGCTAACATCCTCGCAGGCACCTTAAGGGCAACTGCAGC
This DNA window, taken from Syntrophomonadaceae bacterium, encodes the following:
- the alaS gene encoding alanine--tRNA ligase; the protein is MKRLSGNELRSSFLQYFQGKEHAVLPSSPLVPQGDPTLLFTNAGMVQFKDVFLGLDKRPYNKAVTAQKCVRAGGKHNDLDTVGRTARHHTFFEMLGNFSFGDYFKNEAITYAWEFLTGVLELPEDRLWVTIYQDDDEANSIWQSVAGVAADRIIRLGEKDNFWSMGDTGPCGPCSEIIYDRGPHLKCASPQCGIGKCDCDRWLEIWNLVFMQYNRNQEGVLTPLPRPSIDTGMGLERVSSVLQMVESNFDTDLLRPLIRSVEKLSRQSYSGDSKGFPFRVIADHARACTFLISDGVLPSNEGRGYVLRRILRRAVRFGKELNIEIPFLYRLVPVVTDIMLAAYPNLEEKMDFIQQAIRTEEERFRETLNEGMRFAQGIVQKAISRGEARISGSDAFLLYDTYGFPFDLMEDIANERGLNIDKDGFQRAMEEQRERARAARDDGKSTAVSDEIAFFAEKNEQTKFVGHEKLAEVSVVKAVFSEGKREKEAKAGSECMLVVEATPFYPESGGQAADEGLIKWPDGKAEVLEVRKIYGDIILHKIMVLEGKIEEGSTVTLEVDEKKRCKTAANHSATHLLHSSLRAVVGSHAAQAGSLVTPERIRFDFTHFAPLSQEELKKIEDLTNASIMDGQDVYSFITSLQEAKEMGATALFGEKYGDSVRVVKMGSVSAELCGGTHVKNTSQIGILRLLGENSIGAGLRRIEAITGETAFHHLREKEELLKETGNILKSAIDQIPGRVANLIAEIKEKDKEIEKLNAQMARYRLDNLVQEVKDIAGVKVLSANLPGADMDYLRSLADLLRDKLVSGVVVLGSIYGDKVNLVAVVTKDLIQRGYHAGNMIREVARIAGGSGGGRADMAQAGGKKPEELPRALQAVYDLVSKVENPLS
- a CDS encoding AI-2E family transporter; the protein is MLIRKYNWVRNAIVLSGLLIMLWLLVRVWPIMPPFVVAIILSYLLQPWVKYFEKKGLTRTFSIIAVYIILGSSIFFISAYGIPVLIRELYVFADAVPDYTRRVQQMTQEFYARYQQISIPESVRTVIDETLLNLELSLVEGIRGAAEKIFGFLPHLVILILVPVLSFYILQDAEKINMKVISLIPKSWRDDFLFIWGEVDMVLMKFIRGNLLVAFIVGVLTSVGLIIIKLEFAILLGIIAGIANLIPYFGAVIGAIPAVIVALLDLPKKVIYVLIVTIIVQQIESSILAPKILGGSLGLHPAIVIFVLLAGGHLYGIIGLLAAVPVAAIVKIICRYAWRKIAV
- a CDS encoding TetR/AcrR family transcriptional regulator, translating into MAKRAGEKYAAILNAAVRVFSETGYHRAQVARIAKEAGVADGTVYLYFKNKEDILISLFQEKMGEFIARIENEISSVDSAPEKLFRIIQSHFTLLGENPAMARVTQIELRQADVKIAEGIHQSLKQYFRLIESIISEGQFRGELKPNLDVKLMRKMIFGTMDEVVTSWVMSKRQVELKSLSEQVFLLLSEGIISKK
- the mnmA gene encoding tRNA 2-thiouridine(34) synthase MnmA, giving the protein MRETVLVAMSGGVDSAIAAALLKNKGFNVIGVTMQIWPKDMPKPAGETSCCSLSAIDDARKVAQLLDIPYYVLNFRDLFEERVINYFVREYQAGRTPNPCIACNQFVKFEALLQKAIAMGADFIATGHYARIEYDSIKKRYLMYKAVDKNKDQTYVLYSLSQSQLAKTLMPLGSYTKKEVRAMAAKAGLTVAEKPESQEICFIPENNYREFLHQRIGFGKPGPFIDMQGNVVGYHAGIASYTVGQRKGLGLALGIPVYVVKIVPEKNAVIIGSIEDLMQDALIARDSNFILIDKLEDALEVTVKIRYKAKEAPAIISPAQEGKVKVKFLEPQKAITPGQSVVYYIDDLVVGGGIIESAG
- the nifU gene encoding Fe-S cluster assembly scaffold protein NifU, encoding MYTEKVLDHFLNPRNAGELVQPHGIGEVGNAVCGDIMRIYIQVDGDVITDVKFKTFGCGAAIATSSMVTEMVKGKTIRQAMQVTNNLVAEALGGLPPAKMHCSNLAADALHKAIMDYENKK
- a CDS encoding Rrf2 family transcriptional regulator yields the protein MKLSTKGEYGLRAMFDLAQRYGQGPVSLKTVAERQEISEHYLEQLVAGLRKAGLVRSIRGAQGGYILARDPQEVTVGDVIRVLEGPIAPMDCVSEEEKEQCSRFESCITKGIWVKVRDSINEVLDSITLQDMCEEAEKVRRSKEYLMYYI
- the ltaE gene encoding low-specificity L-threonine aldolase; this encodes MAIIDLRSDTVTKPCDEMREAMRWADVGDDVYREDPSVNRLETLAAEMLGKEAGLFVASGTMGNLIAVLTHTKPGDEVLLEADSHIYYYEVGGIAAIAGVMPRLFSGQEGAVKPEQIADILRPPNIHFPVSSLLCMENTHNRAGGVVMDASSTQEVCIQAKKWGLKTHLDGARIFNAAVALKVPARMLAEPYDSVMFCLSKGLGAPVGSVLVGTNDWIGQARRWRKMLGGGMRQAGVLAACGVIALEKMVGRLQEDHRLARRLAEGLNKVRGISVNLEKVQTNIVKINVLDQWKNGPTLMQALKNEGILVNATGETTVRLVTHKDVNEAQIDHVINTVKGLSLVNLCHSQD